From Priestia filamentosa, a single genomic window includes:
- a CDS encoding PAS domain S-box protein produces the protein MRENISDIDYQQVMEYALDPLIIHSNHKIIYVNHAAEEFFRGTKEEIIGASPLDIFQETSKEAIRMRIQSAYEHPAELIEETIYRMDGTTVNVELYCHPILMGNTKVIQTYVRDITTRREHEKKQKEIVKQINELSATLVPLLDGIAILPLVGSIDEERAHQLLTDVPIKVQTQKVNCLIIDFSGIYKLDSIVTEHLFKINHVMSLLGVHCILTGLRPELALSAVQLGINLEGTLKMATVKDALNSLGIIFTSDSSK, from the coding sequence ATGAGGGAAAATATTTCTGATATTGACTATCAACAAGTAATGGAATATGCATTAGATCCACTTATCATCCATTCAAATCATAAAATTATATATGTGAATCACGCAGCTGAAGAGTTTTTTAGAGGTACAAAAGAAGAAATTATTGGCGCAAGTCCATTAGATATATTTCAAGAAACTTCTAAAGAAGCTATAAGAATGAGAATTCAATCTGCTTATGAACATCCAGCAGAGCTCATTGAAGAAACGATATATAGAATGGATGGAACAACAGTTAATGTTGAATTGTACTGCCACCCTATATTAATGGGAAATACAAAAGTAATCCAAACTTATGTTAGAGATATAACAACAAGAAGAGAACATGAGAAAAAACAAAAAGAAATCGTAAAACAAATAAACGAACTGTCTGCAACCCTTGTTCCTCTTTTAGATGGGATCGCAATCCTCCCATTAGTAGGCTCCATAGATGAGGAAAGAGCACACCAACTCTTAACAGATGTACCCATAAAGGTACAGACTCAAAAAGTAAATTGTTTAATTATCGACTTTTCAGGTATTTATAAATTAGATTCAATTGTAACAGAGCATCTTTTTAAAATTAATCATGTAATGTCATTACTTGGCGTTCATTGTATTTTAACAGGATTAAGACCAGAGCTAGCTTTATCTGCTGTACAACTAGGGATTAATCTTGAGGGGACTTTAAAAATGGCTACTGTAAAAGACGCCCTGAACTCTTTGGGGATCATTTTTACTAGTGATTCCTCAAAATAA
- a CDS encoding MBL fold metallo-hydrolase yields the protein MSVYALTAKEITQKILNKEPLFILDVRNEHDFKDWKIEGHYFEYLNIPYFNLLDGVEEILEKIPPNKEVLVVCAKEGSSIMVADMLSEAGLTVAYLKGGMRAWSEHVEPVKVGDLKGGGEIYQFVRIGKGCLSYMVIANKEAVVIDTTRMTDIYVNFSKEIGATITHVFDTHLHADHISGGRSLAEESKATYWLPEKDAKEVEFDYEPLEEETVITIGNTDVSIQALYSPGHTIGSTSFIIDKQYLLSGDILFIDSIGRPDLAGMAEDWISDLRETLYKRYKELCDELIVLPAHFMMIDELNEDGSVAKLLSALFAENHGLNIDHEREFKHLVTDYLPPQPHAYQEIRETNMGKRNPDEEKQREMEIGPNRCAIR from the coding sequence ATGTCTGTATATGCTCTTACTGCGAAAGAGATCACCCAAAAAATATTGAATAAAGAACCATTATTTATTTTAGATGTTCGTAATGAACATGATTTTAAGGATTGGAAGATTGAGGGCCATTATTTTGAATATCTCAATATACCTTACTTTAATCTTTTAGATGGAGTAGAAGAGATCTTGGAAAAAATACCTCCTAATAAAGAGGTTTTAGTTGTTTGTGCTAAAGAAGGTTCTTCGATTATGGTAGCTGATATGCTTTCAGAAGCTGGTCTTACTGTAGCATATCTGAAAGGGGGGATGAGAGCATGGAGTGAACATGTGGAGCCTGTAAAAGTAGGAGATCTAAAAGGTGGTGGAGAGATATATCAATTTGTTCGAATCGGTAAAGGGTGTCTCTCATACATGGTTATAGCAAATAAAGAAGCAGTTGTGATAGATACTACACGTATGACAGATATTTATGTAAATTTTTCAAAGGAAATCGGAGCAACCATCACTCATGTATTTGATACACATCTCCATGCAGATCATATTTCAGGTGGAAGATCACTTGCAGAAGAATCAAAAGCAACTTACTGGTTACCAGAAAAGGATGCTAAAGAAGTTGAGTTTGATTATGAACCATTAGAAGAAGAAACGGTTATTACGATTGGAAATACAGACGTTTCTATTCAAGCTCTTTACTCTCCAGGTCATACGATTGGTTCGACTTCTTTTATCATCGATAAACAGTATCTTCTTTCAGGCGATATTCTGTTCATTGACTCGATTGGTAGACCAGATCTAGCCGGTATGGCGGAAGATTGGATAAGCGATTTAAGAGAGACGCTCTACAAGCGATACAAAGAATTATGTGATGAATTAATTGTACTACCAGCTCACTTTATGATGATTGACGAGTTAAATGAAGATGGAAGTGTAGCCAAACTACTAAGTGCGTTGTTTGCTGAAAATCATGGTTTAAATATTGATCATGAGAGAGAATTTAAACACTTAGTGACAGATTATCTGCCGCCTCAACCGCATGCGTACCAAGAAATTCGAGAAACAAATATGGGGAAAAGAAATCCTGATGAGGAAAAGCAACGTGAAATGGAAATTGGACCAAATCGCTGTGCTATTCGATAA
- a CDS encoding L-threonine 3-dehydrogenase: protein MKKILVTGALGQIGSELTLKMREIYGYDNIIATDIRRTESDVVQSGPFEILDVTEEKAMFNMAKKYEVDTIIHLAALLSATAEKKPLLAWHLNMGGLVNALEAARELNCQLFTPSSIGAFGPTTPKNLTPQDIIQRPTTMYGVNKVSGELLCDYYYSKFGVDTRGLRFPGLISYMTPPGGGTTDYAVEIYYEAIKHKRYTSYIAEGTYMDMMYMPDALTAIITLMEADASKLKHRNSFNVSAMSFDPAKIAAEIQKHIPEFVLNYKVDPVRQSIADSWPNRIDSTCAKEEWGFNPEYNLEKMTKDILSKLRLKSISVTA from the coding sequence ATGAAAAAGATCTTAGTAACAGGTGCTTTAGGTCAAATTGGTTCAGAGTTAACGCTAAAAATGAGAGAGATTTACGGCTACGACAATATCATCGCAACAGATATTAGAAGAACAGAAAGTGATGTTGTTCAATCAGGCCCATTTGAAATTTTGGATGTGACAGAGGAAAAAGCAATGTTCAACATGGCTAAAAAATATGAAGTGGATACAATTATTCATTTAGCTGCTTTACTGTCAGCAACAGCTGAAAAGAAGCCGCTTTTAGCTTGGCATTTAAATATGGGTGGATTAGTAAATGCGTTGGAAGCAGCAAGAGAACTAAATTGTCAACTCTTCACGCCTAGCTCTATTGGCGCTTTCGGTCCCACAACTCCTAAAAATCTGACTCCACAAGATATTATTCAACGACCAACAACGATGTATGGGGTCAATAAAGTATCTGGAGAATTACTATGTGATTACTATTACTCCAAATTTGGAGTAGACACAAGGGGGCTTCGATTCCCTGGTCTTATTTCATATATGACACCTCCTGGTGGGGGAACAACGGATTACGCAGTTGAAATCTACTATGAAGCCATTAAACATAAAAGATACACATCTTACATTGCTGAGGGGACGTATATGGATATGATGTACATGCCTGATGCATTAACGGCTATTATTACATTGATGGAAGCTGATGCTTCCAAATTAAAACACCGAAATTCATTTAATGTATCTGCTATGAGCTTTGATCCAGCGAAAATCGCCGCTGAAATCCAAAAGCATATTCCAGAGTTTGTCTTGAATTATAAAGTTGATCCTGTAAGACAATCTATTGCCGACAGCTGGCCTAATCGAATAGATTCAACTTGTGCGAAAGAAGAATGGGGATTTAATCCAGAATATAATTTAGAAAAAATGACGAAAGATATATTATCAAAGCTAAGATTAAAATCAATTTCAGTGACTGCCTAA
- a CDS encoding sulfite exporter TauE/SafE family protein → MDIAFVITLFIIGVIGSFISGMIGIGGSVINYPMLLYLPPLVGVMSLTAHEVAGIGAIQVFFATISGVWAYRKSGFLHKNLIIYMGSSIFISSIASSYFSYLISEKGMNYIYGVLALIAVIFMFTAKTKREDVANGEVTFNKWLASSLAFIIGGVSGILGAGGAFILVPIMLSVLNIPTRTTIASSLAITFISSIGTVIGKVGTGQVLFVPASVLIIASLLASPLGAYLGQKVNAKFLQWLLALFILATALKIWIGIV, encoded by the coding sequence ATGGATATTGCCTTTGTTATAACTCTTTTTATCATTGGGGTTATAGGTTCTTTTATATCTGGGATGATAGGCATTGGAGGATCTGTTATCAACTATCCTATGTTATTGTATCTTCCTCCGTTAGTAGGGGTGATGTCATTAACAGCACATGAGGTTGCAGGCATCGGTGCTATCCAAGTGTTTTTTGCTACAATCAGCGGGGTTTGGGCCTATCGAAAAAGCGGATTTTTACACAAAAATTTAATTATATATATGGGAAGCAGTATTTTTATAAGCAGCATAGCAAGTAGTTACTTTTCTTATTTGATATCTGAAAAAGGAATGAATTATATATATGGAGTCTTGGCTCTTATAGCTGTTATTTTTATGTTTACTGCTAAGACAAAGAGAGAAGACGTGGCAAATGGAGAAGTGACCTTTAATAAATGGTTAGCTTCCTCGTTAGCTTTTATCATTGGAGGAGTATCAGGGATTTTAGGAGCAGGAGGAGCCTTCATATTGGTTCCTATTATGCTTAGTGTATTGAACATTCCAACAAGAACAACGATTGCTTCTTCTCTTGCTATTACCTTTATTTCTTCTATAGGAACAGTCATTGGCAAAGTTGGCACAGGTCAAGTTCTCTTTGTACCTGCTTCCGTTCTGATTATTGCTAGTCTACTAGCATCTCCACTAGGAGCTTATCTAGGACAAAAGGTGAATGCAAAGTTTCTGCAATGGCTATTAGCTCTATTCATTTTAGCTACTGCTCTTAAAATTTGGATTGGCATTGTTTAA
- a CDS encoding sulfurtransferase TusA family protein, with translation MKADKVLDAKKLACPMPIIKTKKVINELQQGEILEVHVTDKGAKKDFTAWTNSNGHELLKQVEEDHVLMFWIKKG, from the coding sequence ATGAAAGCAGATAAAGTATTAGATGCAAAAAAATTAGCATGTCCTATGCCAATTATTAAAACAAAGAAAGTAATCAATGAGTTACAACAAGGTGAAATTTTAGAAGTCCATGTAACAGACAAAGGAGCTAAAAAGGACTTTACTGCTTGGACTAATTCAAACGGCCATGAACTTTTAAAGCAAGTGGAAGAGGACCATGTGTTAATGTTTTGGATTAAAAAAGGATAA
- a CDS encoding aminoglycoside 6-adenylyltransferase, whose amino-acid sequence MRTEQEMMNTIMNIAKNDDRIRAVYMNGSRTNPHVPKDIFQDYDIVYVVTETLPFIKDKKWLNLFGDVLLMQEPNKNDQSQNSAIDSPCSYGYLMLFTDGTRIDLHIEKKEYMQEHYGHEKLTLPLLDKDHSLSPMSSPTDADYHVEKPSEFMFIECCNDFWWNLQNVAKGIWRDELPYAKGMFECVIRSRLDEMVSWWIGSQHNFEISVGKMGKYFKKHLPEEYWEMYKKSYGDDNYDTFWNAIFVTCELFRCLGKDVARTLGFTYHLTEDRNMMSYLTHVKHLPSDAKNIY is encoded by the coding sequence ATGAGGACTGAACAAGAAATGATGAATACAATCATGAACATTGCCAAAAATGACGATCGGATTCGAGCGGTATACATGAATGGCTCACGAACAAATCCTCATGTTCCGAAAGATATTTTCCAAGATTATGATATCGTTTATGTTGTGACAGAAACTTTACCTTTTATAAAAGACAAAAAATGGCTAAATTTGTTTGGTGACGTACTTCTCATGCAGGAACCAAATAAAAATGATCAATCTCAAAATAGTGCTATAGATTCTCCTTGTTCATATGGGTATCTTATGCTTTTTACAGACGGTACTCGAATAGATCTTCATATTGAAAAAAAGGAATATATGCAGGAGCATTATGGTCATGAAAAACTAACCCTTCCACTACTTGATAAAGATCATAGCTTATCACCTATGTCCTCTCCGACAGATGCGGATTATCATGTAGAAAAACCATCAGAGTTTATGTTTATCGAGTGCTGTAATGATTTTTGGTGGAACCTTCAAAACGTAGCAAAAGGCATTTGGCGTGACGAACTTCCATATGCTAAAGGAATGTTTGAATGTGTGATTAGATCAAGGCTAGATGAGATGGTATCATGGTGGATTGGCAGTCAGCACAACTTCGAAATTTCAGTAGGTAAAATGGGGAAATATTTCAAAAAGCATCTTCCTGAAGAGTACTGGGAAATGTACAAAAAATCGTATGGGGACGATAACTATGATACCTTTTGGAATGCAATATTTGTTACATGTGAACTGTTTAGATGTTTAGGAAAAGATGTAGCTAGAACATTAGGGTTCACTTATCATCTTACTGAGGATAGAAATATGATGAGCTATCTTACACATGTAAAACATTTACCTTCTGATGCCAAGAATATTTATTAG
- a CDS encoding glycine C-acetyltransferase yields MSSKTLHEFLKENLDELKNKGLYNVIDPVEGPNGPIITIAGRELINLSSNNYLGLATDQRLIDACLEATKTYGVGAGAVRTINGTLDIHVKLEERLAQFKHTEAAIAYQSGFNCNMAAISAVMDKHDAILSDELNHASIIDGCRLSKAKIIRYNHSDMEDLRTKTRQAKESGMYNKIMIITDGVFSMDGDIAKLPEIVEIAEEFDVMTYVDDAHGSGVLGNGAGTVKHFGLSDRVDFQIGTLSKAIGVVGGYVAGKRDLIDWLKVRSRPFLFSTAVTPGAVAACIEAIDILMDSSDLQNKLWENSNYLKEGLKALGFDIGASETPITPCVIGDEAKTQEFSKRLNEEGVYAKSIVFPTVPKGTGRVRNMPTAAHTKEMLDHALALYEKVGKEMELI; encoded by the coding sequence ATGTCGAGTAAAACATTACATGAATTTTTAAAAGAAAACTTGGATGAGTTAAAAAACAAAGGACTTTATAATGTGATTGACCCTGTAGAAGGGCCAAATGGACCAATCATTACAATCGCAGGAAGAGAGTTAATTAATTTGTCATCTAATAACTATTTAGGTTTGGCAACAGATCAGCGATTAATAGATGCTTGTTTAGAAGCAACGAAAACCTATGGCGTTGGAGCTGGAGCTGTTCGCACAATTAATGGAACGCTAGATATTCACGTCAAATTAGAAGAGAGACTCGCCCAATTTAAACATACAGAAGCAGCCATTGCCTATCAATCAGGATTTAATTGTAATATGGCAGCCATTTCAGCAGTGATGGATAAACACGATGCTATTCTTTCAGATGAACTTAATCATGCTTCCATTATTGATGGATGTCGATTATCAAAGGCAAAGATTATCCGCTATAACCATTCTGATATGGAAGATCTACGAACAAAAACACGCCAAGCAAAAGAGTCAGGAATGTACAACAAAATCATGATTATCACAGACGGAGTATTCTCGATGGACGGAGATATTGCCAAGCTTCCAGAGATTGTGGAGATTGCTGAAGAATTTGATGTAATGACGTATGTTGACGATGCCCATGGATCAGGTGTATTAGGAAATGGCGCAGGAACAGTGAAACATTTTGGGTTATCAGATCGCGTAGATTTTCAAATAGGAACGTTATCTAAAGCTATCGGGGTTGTAGGAGGCTATGTAGCAGGAAAGAGAGATTTAATAGATTGGTTAAAAGTAAGAAGTCGTCCATTCTTATTCTCAACAGCGGTCACACCTGGAGCAGTTGCCGCTTGTATAGAAGCTATTGATATTTTGATGGATAGCTCGGATCTTCAAAATAAGCTATGGGAAAACAGCAATTATTTAAAAGAAGGGCTGAAAGCATTAGGATTTGATATTGGAGCAAGCGAAACACCGATCACCCCTTGTGTAATCGGAGATGAAGCAAAAACACAAGAGTTTAGTAAGCGACTGAATGAAGAGGGTGTGTATGCAAAATCTATTGTTTTTCCTACCGTTCCAAAAGGCACAGGGCGAGTAAGAAATATGCCAACGGCTGCGCATACAAAAGAGATGCTAGACCATGCCTTAGCTCTTTATGAAAAAGTAGGCAAAGAGATGGAACTTATTTAA